Proteins found in one Williamwhitmania taraxaci genomic segment:
- the recN gene encoding DNA repair protein RecN: protein MLQQLRIENFALIDKLDISFESGLCTITGETGAGKSILLGGLSLLLGNRADSTIIKSGENNCIVEGHFNIKAYKLPPFFEENDLDYDDITIVRRLVSSSGKSRAFINEIPVTLQTLRDFSLQLIDIHSQHENLSLANSIFQQKVVDAIAGNALLLDTAAAAYRSMLDAEKAYQRLKSESERAKEEEEYIRFQVEQLAAASLKLGELTELEAEIKQLTHAEEIKAALTSAENALDSESGEISGIPALTEADAYLKRVVEYLPALPELSERLYSCLIEVKDIAREITLLNDHQDINPERLITVQQRMDLLYTLMQKHKCKSEDQLIAIQSDLEQELLLILNSDEELKKSEDNLTEQELKFRAIALQLNKARNGIKEQIISKTEDMLKKLGIPNARLAIEIEANSAPTVTGSDKVTFLFSANMASPLLDMGRVASGGEMSRLMLALKAQMAKAIDLPTIVFDEIDAGISGEIAHKMGEIIAQMAQAMQVVNITHLPQIAAKGSQHLMVYKETLNGNTTTKIKRLDSEERVVEIAKMLSGQKLSEAAMQNARELLAQ from the coding sequence ATGCTACAGCAACTGAGAATTGAAAATTTTGCCCTGATTGACAAGCTAGACATTAGCTTCGAAAGCGGCTTATGTACCATTACGGGCGAAACTGGTGCCGGAAAATCAATTCTATTAGGAGGGCTTTCCCTTCTACTTGGCAATAGAGCCGATTCAACAATAATAAAATCGGGAGAAAATAATTGTATTGTTGAAGGACACTTCAACATAAAAGCCTATAAGTTACCGCCGTTCTTCGAAGAGAACGATCTCGACTACGACGACATTACCATAGTAAGACGTTTAGTCTCGTCTAGTGGAAAATCGCGAGCCTTCATAAACGAGATTCCGGTGACGCTACAAACGCTTAGAGACTTCTCCCTTCAACTCATTGACATTCACTCGCAGCACGAAAACCTATCGCTCGCCAATAGCATTTTTCAACAAAAAGTGGTTGATGCGATTGCTGGTAATGCACTTTTGCTTGACACGGCAGCAGCAGCTTACCGCAGCATGTTAGATGCAGAAAAAGCATACCAACGACTAAAATCTGAAAGCGAAAGAGCAAAAGAGGAGGAAGAGTATATTCGTTTTCAGGTAGAGCAGCTAGCTGCTGCGAGTTTAAAATTAGGCGAACTAACCGAACTGGAAGCAGAGATAAAACAGCTAACCCACGCCGAAGAGATTAAAGCAGCCCTTACCTCGGCGGAAAACGCACTTGATAGCGAGAGCGGAGAAATCTCTGGGATTCCAGCCCTTACCGAAGCCGATGCGTATTTGAAACGAGTGGTAGAATACCTTCCTGCCCTACCCGAACTCTCGGAAAGACTTTACTCCTGCCTAATCGAGGTTAAAGATATTGCAAGAGAAATCACCTTACTCAACGATCACCAAGATATTAATCCAGAACGGCTCATCACCGTTCAACAACGGATGGATTTACTATATACACTGATGCAGAAACACAAATGCAAAAGTGAAGATCAGCTAATTGCTATCCAATCCGATTTAGAACAAGAATTGCTGCTGATTCTAAACAGCGATGAAGAATTAAAGAAAAGCGAAGACAACCTGACCGAACAGGAACTAAAGTTTCGAGCGATCGCTCTTCAATTAAACAAAGCCCGTAATGGGATTAAGGAGCAGATCATCTCAAAAACAGAGGACATGCTCAAGAAGTTAGGGATACCCAATGCACGTCTAGCTATTGAAATTGAAGCTAATTCAGCGCCAACTGTAACCGGAAGCGATAAGGTAACTTTTCTCTTCTCGGCAAATATGGCTTCGCCACTACTGGATATGGGCAGAGTTGCATCGGGCGGTGAAATGTCACGATTGATGCTTGCGCTAAAGGCACAAATGGCAAAAGCCATTGATCTCCCGACTATCGTTTTTGATGAAATCGACGCAGGTATATCAGGCGAGATAGCCCACAAGATGGGCGAAATAATCGCACAGATGGCACAAGCCATGCAGGTAGTCAATATCACCCATCTTCCACAAATTGCAGCCAAGGGAAGCCAGCATTTGATGGTTTACAAGGAAACACTAAACGGCAACACCACCACAAA
- the porD gene encoding type IX secretion system protein PorD, protein MNKPLSILLVLFLLLGSNLSGQELKCNIQVNSSKIQGTNRTAFQTLQTALYEFMNNSTWTDHVYTQEERIDCNIQINITDQIGSDQYKGTIQVQSRRPVYGSSYNTVMLNFLDNDLDFKYIEFDKLEFNINSFQSNLTSVLAYYAYIIIGLDYDSFSFKGGSDYFLKAEKIVTNAQNAQEKGWKPYEGSRKNRYWLIENLLNEKYSPMREVSYRYHRQGLDRMADKTVDGRAEIAEALTSIQKVYRVKPDPYLFLLQVFFDAKSEELVNIFSESFLSEKTRVYNILVEVDPTRVDTYKKINEQSQD, encoded by the coding sequence ATGAACAAGCCCCTTTCTATATTGCTAGTCCTATTCCTACTCCTTGGGTCGAACCTTTCGGGTCAAGAGTTGAAGTGCAACATCCAAGTAAACTCCTCCAAGATACAAGGAACGAACCGAACAGCGTTCCAAACGCTCCAAACTGCACTTTACGAGTTCATGAATAACTCCACATGGACCGACCATGTTTACACTCAGGAGGAGCGAATCGATTGCAACATACAAATAAATATAACCGACCAAATTGGATCCGACCAATATAAAGGAACCATACAGGTGCAGTCGCGTCGTCCTGTTTACGGTAGTTCTTATAATACGGTAATGCTCAACTTCCTCGACAACGACCTCGACTTTAAGTATATCGAATTCGACAAGTTGGAGTTCAATATTAACAGTTTTCAGTCAAACTTAACTTCAGTTCTGGCCTACTACGCATACATAATTATTGGCCTTGATTACGACTCGTTTAGCTTCAAAGGCGGCTCCGACTACTTCCTAAAGGCCGAAAAAATCGTCACCAATGCTCAAAATGCCCAAGAAAAAGGATGGAAACCATATGAAGGGTCGAGAAAAAACAGGTATTGGCTCATCGAAAATTTACTGAATGAAAAGTATTCGCCCATGCGGGAAGTCAGCTACCGTTACCACAGGCAAGGTCTCGACAGAATGGCAGACAAAACCGTTGATGGTAGAGCAGAAATTGCCGAAGCTCTTACATCGATTCAGAAAGTATATCGCGTAAAACCAGACCCATACCTATTCCTACTCCAAGTATTTTTCGATGCAAAATCGGAGGAACTCGTAAATATTTTCTCGGAATCGTTCCTAAGCGAAAAAACACGTGTATACAACATTCTTGTAGAAGTAGACCCAACCAGAGTTGACACCTACAAAAAGATAAACGAGCAATCTCAGGATTAA